One window of Saccharopolyspora phatthalungensis genomic DNA carries:
- a CDS encoding type II toxin-antitoxin system VapC family toxin, with the protein MIVLDTNVLSELTRHTPEADVLAWLDSLPATEVATTAITAAELLYGVSRLPDGQRKTSLTAAVQALIDDDFHGRVEPFDAPAAAHYAVVVSERDKLGRPISAADAQIAAICRARGAVLATRNIKDFEETGVELVNPWGSR; encoded by the coding sequence GTGATCGTTCTCGACACCAACGTCCTTTCGGAACTCACCCGTCACACACCTGAAGCTGACGTACTGGCGTGGCTTGATTCGCTCCCCGCGACAGAGGTAGCGACAACCGCGATCACTGCCGCCGAACTGCTGTATGGCGTATCCCGGCTTCCCGATGGGCAACGGAAGACATCGCTGACAGCGGCGGTTCAGGCACTGATCGACGATGACTTCCACGGGCGTGTCGAACCCTTCGACGCACCAGCGGCAGCCCATTACGCCGTCGTAGTCAGCGAACGCGACAAGCTCGGCCGCCCCATCAGCGCCGCTGACGCTCAGATCGCAGCGATTTGCCGTGCGCGTGGAGCAGTGCTGGCTACCCGCAACATCAAGGATTTCGAGGAGACGGGAGTCGAGCTCGTGAATCCCTGGGGCAGCCGCTAA
- a CDS encoding HigA family addiction module antitoxin: MSDEIVMPPVHPGEVLAEEYLEPLGVTQHRLAVAIGVPPRRINEIVHGKRGISADTALRLARFFGTSERFWLNLQSRYDLERQKGALADTLARIQPLSA, encoded by the coding sequence ATGTCTGACGAGATCGTCATGCCGCCGGTTCACCCTGGGGAGGTCCTGGCTGAGGAATATCTTGAGCCCCTTGGCGTGACCCAGCACCGGCTGGCCGTCGCGATCGGCGTTCCGCCGCGCCGCATTAACGAAATCGTCCACGGCAAACGCGGGATCTCCGCTGACACGGCGCTGCGGCTAGCGCGGTTTTTTGGCACGTCCGAACGGTTTTGGCTCAACCTGCAGTCTCGTTACGACCTGGAACGACAGAAGGGCGCCCTCGCTGACACGCTAGCCCGCATTCAGCCACTGTCGGCCTGA
- a CDS encoding type II toxin-antitoxin system RelE/ParE family toxin, producing the protein MLRSFADKETERVWHRRRSRVLAPNVQRAALRKLAILDAAETVEDLRIPPGNRLEKLSGDRVGQYSIRINQQWRICFEWTPAGPENVEIVDYH; encoded by the coding sequence ATGCTGCGATCTTTCGCCGACAAGGAGACCGAGCGCGTATGGCACCGTCGCCGTTCACGGGTCCTCGCCCCGAATGTCCAGCGAGCGGCTCTGCGTAAGCTCGCCATCCTCGATGCTGCGGAGACCGTGGAGGACTTGCGCATCCCTCCTGGTAACCGATTGGAGAAGCTGAGTGGAGATCGGGTCGGCCAGTACAGCATCCGGATCAATCAGCAGTGGCGCATCTGTTTCGAGTGGACGCCTGCCGGGCCAGAGAACGTCGAGATCGTGGACTACCACTGA
- a CDS encoding uracil-DNA glycosylase has product MADPVEDPATAAPRAERLADLDERVTRCIACPRLVGWREEVARVRRAAFRDQQYWGRPVPGFGPPDAAIAIVGLAPAAHGGNRTGRMFTGDRSGDVLYRALYDVGLASQPEARHLGDGLTLHRTRITAPVRCAPPANKPTPAERDTCRHWLARELGLLRPTLRVIVVLGAFGWQALMPVLRDTAWQLPRPRPKFGHNAHAELPAADGGAPLHLLGCYHVSQQNTFTGKLTPEMLRSVLDRAKELAGFR; this is encoded by the coding sequence ATCGCCGATCCGGTCGAGGATCCCGCCACCGCCGCCCCGAGGGCCGAGCGCCTCGCCGACCTCGACGAGCGGGTCACCCGCTGCATCGCCTGCCCGCGCCTGGTCGGGTGGCGGGAAGAGGTCGCGCGGGTCAGGCGCGCGGCGTTCCGGGACCAGCAGTACTGGGGCCGACCGGTGCCCGGCTTCGGCCCACCCGACGCGGCGATCGCGATCGTCGGGCTGGCACCCGCCGCGCACGGCGGGAACCGGACCGGCCGGATGTTCACCGGCGACCGCTCCGGTGACGTGCTGTACCGGGCGCTCTACGACGTGGGCCTGGCATCGCAGCCCGAAGCCCGGCACCTCGGCGACGGTTTGACGTTGCACCGAACCAGAATCACCGCGCCCGTCCGGTGCGCCCCGCCGGCCAACAAACCGACGCCGGCCGAGCGGGACACCTGCCGCCACTGGCTCGCCCGCGAACTCGGCCTGCTGCGCCCGACGCTGCGGGTGATCGTGGTGCTCGGCGCTTTCGGCTGGCAGGCCCTGATGCCGGTCCTGAGGGACACCGCCTGGCAGTTGCCCAGACCCCGCCCGAAGTTCGGCCACAATGCCCACGCGGAACTGCCCGCCGCCGACGGCGGCGCCCCGCTCCACCTCCTCGGCTGCTACCACGTCAGCCAGCAGAACACCTTCACCGGCAAACTCACCCCGGAGATGCTGCGCTCGGTACTGGACCGCGCGAAGGAACTGGCAGGCTTTCGCTGA
- a CDS encoding S10 family peptidase, which yields MSGSEDKTDEVNQGATTPAEPVDDLVSTHHTVTVDGAELAYTATTGRIVLREEVHTDGKFDGYKPKAEVFLTSYVADAEPGTRPVTFAFNGGPGSSSVWLHLGLLGPRRVLSGDAGDLAPPPYGLADNPETLLRQSDLVFIDPVSTGYSRAVEGGTPGDFHGYQRDIESIAEVIRLWTTRNGRWMSPKYLAGESYGTLRAAALAEHLQSRYGLYPNGLLLISSVLDMGTIRFTGGNDLPYSLYLPTYAAIAHYHGKHGDRPLREVLDEAEKFAAEDYPWALARGARLSPAEREDIVRRVAELSGLSEDYVDRVNMRIEHVRFFTELLRDRRQTVGRMDGRFTGWEPDAAGERFTDDPSISGIRGSYAAAINHYVREELDYASDLPYETLSSRVYPWSYKEFEGASVSVVDKLGAAIQANPHLRIHVGCGYTDGATPYFAAEHVLAQLPIPERLRENIDVRYYPAGHMMYVHEESRLQQSADLAEFVTEGRP from the coding sequence ATGTCAGGCAGCGAGGACAAGACCGACGAGGTCAACCAGGGCGCCACCACCCCGGCCGAGCCGGTCGATGATCTGGTCAGCACCCATCACACCGTCACCGTGGACGGCGCGGAGCTGGCCTACACCGCCACGACCGGCCGGATCGTGCTGCGCGAAGAGGTCCACACCGACGGCAAGTTCGACGGGTACAAGCCCAAGGCGGAGGTGTTCCTGACCTCCTATGTGGCCGACGCCGAGCCCGGCACCCGGCCGGTGACGTTCGCGTTCAACGGCGGTCCTGGATCTTCCAGCGTGTGGCTGCACCTGGGACTGCTCGGCCCCCGCCGGGTGCTCTCCGGCGACGCCGGCGACCTGGCGCCCCCGCCGTATGGGCTGGCAGACAACCCGGAAACCCTGCTGCGGCAAAGCGATCTGGTGTTCATCGACCCGGTGTCCACCGGATACTCGCGGGCGGTCGAGGGCGGCACGCCGGGCGATTTCCACGGCTACCAGCGGGACATCGAGTCGATCGCCGAGGTGATCCGGCTGTGGACCACCCGCAACGGCCGCTGGATGTCGCCGAAGTACCTGGCCGGCGAGTCCTACGGCACGCTGCGCGCCGCGGCGCTCGCCGAGCACCTCCAGTCGCGGTACGGGCTGTATCCGAACGGCCTGCTGCTGATCTCGTCCGTGCTGGACATGGGGACGATCCGGTTCACCGGGGGCAACGACCTGCCGTACTCCCTCTACCTGCCGACGTACGCGGCGATCGCGCACTACCACGGCAAGCACGGCGACCGGCCGCTGCGGGAGGTCTTGGACGAGGCCGAGAAGTTCGCCGCCGAGGACTACCCGTGGGCACTGGCGCGCGGTGCACGGCTGAGCCCTGCCGAACGCGAGGACATCGTTCGGCGGGTCGCCGAGCTGTCCGGGCTGTCCGAGGACTACGTCGACCGCGTCAACATGCGCATCGAGCACGTACGGTTCTTCACCGAGCTGCTGCGCGACCGGCGGCAGACGGTCGGCCGGATGGACGGCCGGTTCACCGGCTGGGAGCCGGACGCCGCCGGGGAGCGTTTCACCGACGACCCCAGCATCTCCGGCATCCGTGGCTCCTACGCCGCGGCGATCAACCACTACGTGCGGGAAGAGCTCGATTACGCCAGCGACCTGCCGTACGAGACGCTGTCCAGCCGGGTATACCCCTGGTCTTACAAGGAGTTCGAGGGCGCGAGCGTGTCCGTCGTCGACAAGCTCGGCGCGGCGATCCAGGCGAATCCGCACCTGCGGATCCACGTCGGCTGCGGCTACACCGACGGCGCGACCCCGTACTTCGCGGCCGAGCACGTGCTCGCCCAGCTGCCGATTCCCGAGCGGCTGCGGGAGAACATCGACGTCCGCTACTACCCGGCGGGTCACATGATGTACGTGCACGAGGAATCCCGGCTCCAGCAATCCGCGGACCTGGCGGAATTCGTGACCGAAGGCCGTCCATAG
- a CDS encoding ABC transporter ATP-binding protein, whose amino-acid sequence MRYGTTDVLKGVSFTARRGEVVALLGPNGAGKTTTIEILEGFRMRSGGHVEVLGTDPAHGDEHWRARLGVVLQSWRDHSKWRVRELLAHLGSYYAPYSTEGAPRPWDIDKLIAAVGLTEHADKRSGQLSGGQRRRLDVAIGIVGRPELLFLDEPTVGFDPQARREFHDLVHRLADDDNTGILLTTHDLDEAEKLADRILILAGGRIVADGSADQLSRQVAAESEVKWTRDGQRFVHSAADATRFVRDLFAQHGDAISDLEVRRATLEDTYMAMVRAHESGHGDAAALTFGAEEATR is encoded by the coding sequence ATGCGATACGGCACGACCGACGTCCTCAAGGGCGTCAGCTTCACCGCGCGCCGCGGCGAGGTGGTGGCGCTGCTCGGGCCGAACGGGGCGGGCAAGACCACGACGATCGAGATCCTGGAGGGCTTCCGGATGCGCTCCGGTGGCCACGTGGAGGTCCTCGGCACCGATCCGGCCCACGGCGACGAGCACTGGCGGGCCCGGCTCGGCGTCGTGCTGCAATCCTGGCGCGACCACAGCAAGTGGCGGGTGCGGGAACTCCTGGCGCACCTGGGCAGCTATTACGCGCCGTACTCCACCGAGGGCGCCCCCAGGCCCTGGGACATCGACAAACTGATCGCGGCGGTCGGCCTGACCGAGCACGCGGACAAGCGGTCCGGGCAGCTCTCCGGCGGCCAGCGGCGCCGGCTCGACGTCGCCATCGGCATCGTCGGCCGCCCGGAACTGCTGTTCCTGGACGAACCCACCGTCGGCTTCGACCCGCAGGCCCGGCGCGAGTTCCACGACCTGGTGCATCGGCTCGCCGACGATGACAACACCGGCATCCTGCTCACCACGCACGACCTGGACGAGGCCGAGAAGCTGGCCGACCGCATCCTGATCCTGGCCGGCGGCCGGATCGTCGCCGACGGCTCGGCCGACCAGCTATCCCGGCAGGTGGCCGCCGAGTCGGAGGTGAAATGGACCCGCGACGGCCAGCGCTTCGTGCACTCGGCCGCCGACGCGACCCGGTTCGTGCGGGACCTGTTCGCGCAGCACGGCGACGCGATCAGCGACCTTGAGGTACGCCGGGCCACCCTGGAAGACACCTACATGGCGATGGTGCGCGCCCACGAATCCGGGCACGGCGACGCCGCCGCACTGACCTTCGGCGCCGAGGAGGCCACCCGATGA
- a CDS encoding ABC transporter permease, producing the protein MKANAVRTGLHRGWIEFRQTLTTAQDLWGYLFPTVILLVVMSFQRGSTVGGFSLGAMTLPGVLGMNIGFSGLITVAQQLTVEREDGTLLRAKATPDGMLGYLIGKITLVGGMSLLSLAVILVPGLLMFDGLSTGVGAWLTLAWVLVLGLVATMPIGAIIGSLFANPRSMGLIMLPMMGLIAISGIFYPITGYPEWLQWIAQAFPMYWLGLGMRSALLPDGLAAAEIGESWRHLETVGVLGLWAVIGFVVAPMVLRRMARRESGSSVAARREKAMQRVR; encoded by the coding sequence ATGAAGGCGAACGCGGTGCGCACGGGCCTGCACCGGGGTTGGATCGAGTTCCGCCAAACCCTGACCACCGCGCAGGACCTGTGGGGCTACCTGTTCCCCACCGTGATCCTGCTGGTGGTGATGTCCTTCCAGCGCGGGTCCACTGTGGGCGGTTTCTCGCTGGGCGCGATGACGCTGCCGGGCGTCCTCGGCATGAACATCGGATTCTCCGGGCTGATCACGGTCGCCCAGCAGCTGACGGTCGAGCGCGAGGACGGCACCCTGCTGCGCGCCAAGGCCACCCCGGACGGCATGCTCGGCTACCTGATCGGCAAGATCACGCTGGTCGGCGGCATGTCGCTGCTCAGCCTCGCGGTCATCCTGGTGCCCGGCCTGCTGATGTTCGACGGCCTGTCCACCGGTGTCGGGGCATGGCTGACCCTGGCCTGGGTGCTGGTGTTGGGGCTCGTCGCGACGATGCCGATCGGGGCGATCATCGGTTCGCTGTTCGCCAACCCGCGGAGCATGGGTCTGATCATGCTGCCGATGATGGGGCTGATCGCGATATCCGGGATCTTCTACCCCATCACCGGGTATCCGGAATGGTTGCAGTGGATCGCGCAGGCGTTCCCGATGTACTGGCTGGGGCTCGGTATGCGCTCGGCGCTGCTGCCGGACGGACTGGCCGCCGCCGAGATCGGCGAGTCCTGGCGGCACCTGGAGACCGTCGGGGTGCTCGGCCTGTGGGCCGTGATCGGGTTCGTGGTGGCTCCGATGGTGCTGCGCCGGATGGCCCGGCGCGAGTCCGGATCGAGCGTGGCCGCGCGGCGCGAGAAGGCCATGCAGCGCGTGCGGTGA
- a CDS encoding helix-turn-helix transcriptional regulator codes for MSETIYNRIAMLRAERGISRRELSESLGVHYQTVGYLERGEYSPSLHLALRIAEHFEVPVEVVFSIRPFPRIGTRERSA; via the coding sequence ATGAGCGAGACGATCTACAACCGCATCGCGATGCTGCGGGCCGAACGCGGGATCTCCCGCCGGGAGCTCTCCGAGTCGCTCGGCGTGCACTACCAGACGGTCGGGTACCTGGAGCGGGGCGAGTACAGCCCGAGTCTGCATCTGGCGCTGCGCATCGCCGAGCACTTCGAGGTCCCGGTGGAGGTGGTGTTCTCGATCCGGCCGTTCCCCCGGATCGGCACCCGAGAACGCTCCGCCTGA
- a CDS encoding ABC transporter ATP-binding protein, protein MADAILQVRDLVKHFPVTQGVVFRRTIGQVRAVDGVSFDLNRGETLGVVGESGCGKSTLAQVLMRLEKPTSGSALFEGRDIFQMRGAELRKLRRDLQIVLQDPYTSLNPRRTVGDIVGEPFEIHPEVAPKGERRRKVQELLEVVGLNPEHIQRYPHQFSGGQRQRIGIARALALRPKVIICDEPVSALDVSIQAQVMNLLGELQQEFGLSYVFIAHDLGVVRHLSDRVAVMYLGKVVEIGSDEQIYEHPQHPYTQALLSSVPVPDPAMRGRREVIRLTGDVPSPANPPSGCRFRTRCWKAQDICAERVPELKVRLGTHPAACHFAEERPRVVSAT, encoded by the coding sequence GTGGCTGACGCGATCCTCCAGGTGCGGGACCTGGTCAAGCACTTCCCGGTCACCCAGGGCGTGGTGTTCCGGCGCACGATCGGGCAGGTACGGGCCGTCGACGGGGTGTCGTTCGATCTCAACCGGGGCGAAACCCTCGGCGTGGTGGGCGAATCCGGCTGCGGCAAGTCGACCCTGGCGCAGGTGCTGATGCGGCTGGAGAAACCGACCAGCGGCAGTGCCCTGTTCGAAGGCCGGGACATCTTCCAGATGCGCGGCGCCGAGCTCCGCAAGTTGCGCCGCGACCTGCAGATCGTGTTGCAGGACCCGTACACCTCGCTGAATCCGCGGCGCACCGTCGGCGACATCGTCGGGGAGCCGTTCGAGATTCACCCGGAGGTGGCGCCGAAGGGTGAGCGGCGGCGCAAGGTGCAGGAGCTGCTGGAGGTGGTGGGGCTCAACCCGGAGCACATCCAGCGCTATCCGCACCAGTTCTCCGGCGGTCAGCGGCAGCGCATCGGCATCGCGCGGGCGCTGGCGCTGCGGCCGAAGGTGATCATCTGCGACGAGCCGGTGTCCGCGCTGGACGTCTCCATCCAGGCGCAGGTGATGAACCTGCTCGGTGAATTGCAGCAGGAGTTCGGACTGTCGTACGTGTTCATCGCGCACGACCTCGGGGTGGTCCGCCACCTGTCGGACCGGGTGGCGGTGATGTACCTGGGCAAGGTCGTGGAGATCGGCTCGGACGAGCAGATCTACGAGCACCCTCAACACCCGTACACCCAGGCGCTGCTGTCGTCGGTGCCGGTGCCGGACCCGGCGATGCGGGGCCGGCGCGAGGTGATTCGCCTGACCGGCGACGTCCCGAGCCCGGCGAACCCACCGTCGGGCTGCCGCTTCCGCACCCGCTGCTGGAAGGCGCAGGACATCTGCGCCGAGCGGGTTCCGGAGCTGAAGGTCCGCCTCGGCACCCATCCGGCTGCGTGCCACTTCGCCGAAGAACGACCCCGCGTCGTGTCCGCCACGTGA
- a CDS encoding ABC transporter ATP-binding protein: MSTVDKKAPAERLLEVEDLHVEFRTRDGVAKVLNGVSYHVDAGETLAVLGESGSGKSVTAQTIMGILDIPPGVITGGAIRYRGEDMLSASDDRRRELRGESMAMIFQDALSALNPVYTVGFQIAEQLRTRRGMSRKDATAKAVELLDQVQIPNAKQRAKEFPHQFSGGMRQRAMIAMSLALDPDLLIADEPTTALDVTVQAQIMDLLDQLRRDRGMGLILITHDLGVVAEVADRIVVMYAGRIVEAADAYSLYRQPGHPYTEGLMRSIPRLDLKGQELETIKGLPPSLLAVPAGCPFHPRCPRAEQRCRQEVPGYHQLGLGRASACHFAEELMSRG; the protein is encoded by the coding sequence TTGTCTACTGTGGACAAAAAGGCCCCGGCGGAGCGGCTGCTGGAGGTCGAGGACCTGCACGTGGAGTTCCGCACCCGGGACGGCGTGGCCAAGGTCCTCAACGGCGTCAGCTATCACGTCGACGCCGGTGAAACCCTCGCCGTGCTGGGCGAGTCCGGCTCCGGCAAGAGCGTCACCGCGCAGACCATCATGGGCATCCTGGACATCCCGCCGGGCGTGATCACCGGCGGGGCGATCCGGTACCGCGGCGAAGACATGCTCAGCGCGTCCGACGATCGGCGCCGCGAACTGCGTGGCGAATCGATGGCGATGATCTTCCAGGACGCGCTGTCGGCGCTGAACCCGGTCTACACCGTCGGGTTTCAGATCGCCGAGCAACTGCGCACCCGCCGCGGCATGTCCCGGAAGGACGCCACCGCCAAGGCCGTCGAACTGCTGGACCAGGTGCAGATCCCGAACGCCAAGCAGCGCGCGAAGGAATTCCCGCACCAGTTCTCCGGCGGCATGCGGCAGCGCGCGATGATCGCGATGTCGCTGGCGCTGGACCCGGACCTGCTCATCGCCGACGAGCCGACCACCGCCCTGGACGTCACGGTGCAGGCCCAGATCATGGACTTGCTCGATCAGCTGCGCCGAGACCGCGGCATGGGGCTCATCCTGATCACCCACGACCTGGGCGTGGTCGCCGAGGTCGCGGACCGGATCGTGGTGATGTACGCGGGGCGGATCGTGGAGGCCGCGGACGCGTATTCGCTGTACCGGCAGCCGGGTCACCCGTACACCGAGGGCCTGATGCGGTCGATCCCGCGACTGGACCTCAAGGGGCAGGAGTTGGAGACGATCAAGGGGCTGCCGCCGAGCCTGCTGGCGGTGCCTGCGGGTTGCCCGTTCCACCCGCGCTGCCCGCGAGCCGAGCAACGGTGCCGCCAGGAGGTTCCGGGTTACCACCAACTGGGTCTGGGGCGGGCCAGCGCCTGCCACTTCGCGGAGGAGTTGATGAGCCGTGGCTGA
- a CDS encoding ABC transporter permease, whose amino-acid sequence MTDQSASSLVSGPSPTGPEAPMPETPGSTGTKPDKPRGLWGDAWRDLRKRPLFIIASVLIVVLLFIAAFPGLFTSVDPSWVDLSKSRQKPSAAAWFGYDNLGRDIFARAIYGTRTSISVGLLATLLTVLLGGTIGIMAGYFGGWLDNVVSRFSEIFLGLPFVLGAIVILTTFNAAVVTPSAPRIIAQVVLSIAVLSWPIAMRIMRSAAISARQQDYVKAARALGAGAPRIILRHMLPNCLAPVLVYSTIALGGFIGAEATLSFLGIGLRDPVVSWGVMIAESRYYIQAAPHLLLFPAAFLVVTVLAFVMLGDAVRDALDPKHR is encoded by the coding sequence ATGACTGACCAAAGCGCTTCCAGCCTGGTCTCCGGCCCGTCCCCGACGGGGCCGGAGGCGCCGATGCCGGAGACCCCCGGCTCGACCGGAACCAAGCCGGACAAGCCCCGCGGCCTGTGGGGCGACGCATGGCGGGACCTGCGCAAACGTCCGCTGTTCATCATTGCCTCGGTGCTCATCGTGGTGCTGCTGTTCATCGCGGCGTTCCCCGGCCTGTTCACCTCGGTGGACCCGTCCTGGGTGGACCTGTCGAAGTCCCGGCAGAAGCCCTCCGCCGCGGCGTGGTTCGGCTACGACAACCTCGGTCGGGACATCTTCGCCAGGGCGATCTACGGGACCCGGACCTCGATCTCCGTCGGCCTGCTGGCGACGTTGTTGACGGTGCTGCTCGGCGGCACGATCGGCATCATGGCCGGCTACTTCGGCGGCTGGTTGGACAACGTGGTGTCCCGGTTCTCCGAGATCTTCCTGGGGCTGCCGTTCGTGCTCGGTGCGATCGTCATCCTGACGACCTTCAACGCCGCGGTGGTCACGCCCAGCGCGCCGCGGATCATCGCCCAGGTGGTGCTTTCCATCGCGGTGCTGTCCTGGCCGATCGCGATGCGCATCATGCGATCCGCGGCGATTTCGGCCAGGCAGCAGGACTACGTGAAGGCGGCTCGGGCGCTCGGGGCCGGCGCGCCGCGGATCATCCTGCGGCACATGCTGCCGAACTGCCTGGCACCGGTGCTGGTGTATTCCACGATCGCGTTGGGCGGGTTCATCGGTGCCGAGGCGACGTTGTCGTTCCTGGGCATCGGCCTGCGCGACCCGGTGGTGTCGTGGGGCGTGATGATCGCCGAGTCGCGCTACTACATCCAGGCCGCGCCGCATCTGCTGCTGTTCCCGGCGGCGTTCCTGGTGGTCACGGTGCTGGCGTTCGTGATGCTCGGCGACGCCGTGCGCGACGCGCTCGACCCGAAGCACAGGTAG
- a CDS encoding ABC transporter permease, producing MGRYVLRRLLQLVPVFIGTTLIIYLLVWAIPGDPFAGKCGDRGCPPAYIAEMHEKYNLNDPLIVQYFKYLGKLLTGDFGETYAGVQVGTLIQQAYPITIKLALVALIIEGVIGLLAGILTGLRGRGFLDNLVLVSTLFLISLPVFVTGFVLQIVLGSELGIIRPTVSSNPSIGELIVPGFVLGSLSMAYVARLTRTSMMENRRADYVRTAVAKGLGSRRVVGVHLLRNSVIPVITFLGTDLGTLMGGAIVTEGVFNIRGIGGLIYKAILTKEGTTVTGIVTLLVLVYLLMNLLVDILYAVLDPRIRYD from the coding sequence ATGGGTCGCTACGTGTTGCGGCGGCTGCTGCAACTGGTCCCGGTGTTCATCGGGACCACGCTGATCATTTACCTGCTGGTTTGGGCGATTCCGGGCGACCCGTTCGCCGGCAAGTGCGGTGACCGGGGCTGCCCGCCCGCCTACATCGCTGAAATGCATGAGAAGTACAACCTGAACGACCCTTTGATCGTCCAGTACTTCAAGTACCTCGGAAAGCTGCTTACGGGTGATTTCGGCGAAACCTACGCCGGGGTGCAGGTCGGGACGCTGATCCAGCAGGCGTACCCGATCACGATCAAGCTGGCGCTGGTCGCGTTGATCATCGAGGGGGTCATCGGCCTGCTGGCCGGCATCCTGACCGGGCTGCGCGGCCGCGGGTTCCTGGACAACCTGGTGCTCGTGTCGACGCTGTTCCTGATCTCGCTGCCGGTGTTCGTCACCGGTTTCGTGCTGCAGATCGTGCTGGGCAGCGAACTCGGCATCATCAGACCCACGGTGAGTTCGAACCCGTCGATCGGGGAATTGATCGTGCCCGGCTTCGTGCTCGGCTCGTTGTCGATGGCCTACGTCGCCCGGTTGACCAGGACCAGCATGATGGAGAACCGCCGCGCCGACTACGTGCGAACCGCGGTGGCCAAGGGCCTCGGATCCCGGCGCGTCGTCGGCGTGCACCTGCTGCGCAACTCGGTGATCCCGGTTATCACGTTCTTGGGCACCGACCTCGGCACCCTGATGGGCGGCGCGATCGTCACCGAGGGCGTGTTCAACATCCGCGGCATCGGGGGGCTGATCTACAAGGCGATCCTGACCAAGGAAGGCACCACGGTGACCGGCATCGTCACCCTGCTGGTGCTGGTCTACCTGCTGATGAACCTGCTCGTGGACATTCTCTACGCGGTTCTCGACCCGAGGATCCGATATGACTGA